The DNA window GTACAACCTGGTGAAGCGCCGGTAAACGGCGGGGGTAACTATAACCCTCTTAAGGTAGCGAAATGCCTTGCCGGATAAGTACCGGCCTGCATGAATGGTAGAACGAGGTCCCTACTGTCCCTAGCTGGAACCTAGTGAACCTGCTATTCTGGTGCACAAGCCAGAGACTTCCATTGGGAAGCGAAGACCCCGTAGAGCTTTACTGCAGTCTGTCGTTGAGGCTTGGTCATGGGTATGCAGTGTAGGTGGGAGGCTTCGATATCACGTCGCCAGGCGTGGTTGAGCCGTTATTGAGACACCACCTTCTTGTGACTGTGTCTCTAACTCGAAAGAGGACACCGGTAGATGGGCAGTTTGGCTGGGGCGGCACGGGCTTGAAAAGATATCAAGCCCGCCCTAAGGTCTGCTCAGGTGGGACAGAGATCCACCGTAGAGTGTAAGGGCAAAAGCAGGCCTGACTGGATTTCTCATAGTACGAGATCCAGAGGCGAAAGCCGGGCCTAACGAACACCATAATCCTCCTCGGTGGGGGTATGGTATGACAGAAAAGCTACCTCGGGGATAACTGGGTGGTCGCAGGCAAGAGCCCATATCGACCCTGCGGCTTGCTACTTCGATGTCGGTTCTTTCCATCCTGGGTGTGCAGCAGCACCCAAGGGTGGGGTTGTTCGCCCATTAAAGGGGAACGTGAGCTGGGTTTAGACCGTCGTGAGACAGGTTGGTTGCTATCTAATGGAAGTGTATGGTTGTCTGAGGGGAAGGTGGCTCCAGTACGAGAGGAACGAGCCGTCGGCGCCACTGGTCGACCGGTTGTCTGATAAGGCATTGCCGGGCAGCTACGCGCTAGATGATAAAGGCTGAAAGCATCTAAGCCTGAGGTATTCCCTAAAAATAGACAGCGTTTGTAGGACATGGGTAGAAGACCCGTTTGATGGGGTAGGAGTGTAAGCTTCGAGGCTTCGGCCGAGTTGTTTAGCTTGCTATTTCCAACGTCCGACAGTATGATTTCATTTGAAGGTAGCAGGTTTTAATATTTTGAATATAATGCTTCGTAAACCGATGTCAAGGAATGTGTTTCTTTGTGAATGGATGAGTAGTTATTTTAGTTAGGTGTATTCAGTATTGGGTGAAAATATATGCGTGGATAGTTTTTATGTGATTATGTCTTGTATCCAATTTATCGACATTTTTACGAATTTTAGTTCGTATAGATGTTTTTTATGTGTTGGTTCGGCGGTCATAGCGGTTGGGTTACACCTGGTCTCGTTTCGATCCCAGAAGTAAAGTCTTCCTGCGTTTTTGGTTGTACTGTGGCCTAGTGGCTATGGGAAGCTTTTGACGCTGCCGACCATCCTTATTATAAAATGGTCATGTTAATTTGTGATCATTTCACACATTATTATTTGAATTTATTTGATTTCATATCATTTGCGGATTTTTTTATTCGTTAAATGTTTATTTGGTTCGGCGGTCATAGCGGTTGGGTTACACCTGGTCTCGTTTCGATCCCAGAAGTAAAGTCTTCCTGCGTTTTTGGTTGTACTGTGGCCTAGTGGCTATGGGAAGCTTTTGACGCTGCCGACCATCCTTATTATTAACTTATTTTAAAATTTAAAAATCTATTAACCGAACATTTTAGTTGTTTTAATAATTATTATAACTCCTTTATCTAAAGTTGATTGGATAATTATAATTAAACATATATTGAATCTTAGTTTTAGACGTTAATTTTTTTATATTCAATCTCAACATTTTAATAATGATATAATTTCTACATTTTTTTTATAATGAATAAAATGTGTAGATTACTAATTTCTAAATAAAACTAAAATAATTAGAATTAGATTAATCATGGGGATTTAATATTGAAGAGATCTTCCACATTTAATGCCATAATAATTACGATTTTAGTTGTTTTTAACGTATATTTTAACAGCAAATATTCCAGGTATAGATTAAGGTAATTTTAATATTTATTGAGGGTGGTTTCACTGTCACATACTTATCTAAAACAAACAAAGCAATAATTGGATTTTTAGGTGGATTCATTGGAAAATATTAAAGAATACGTTCCTACAAAATGCAAGAAAAAACCAATGTTAATGAGAAGTTATAAAATAAAATTTATTTATAAAGAATTTTCAGCTTATCCTATTCAATCCAAAATTAAGTGACATTCTCCACTGTCCGGTATTATCATGACAGGAATGGTTACCAGGTTGATCAGATCTGAAGCTGTACTTTGATGAACGAATCTGTAGATCTTATCATATTTTAGATGGCCCATTATCACCAGATCGTACTCTTCAGAGATTTTAGCAATTTTTTCAGGAATTTCTTCCTTGGTACCAACAAATTTTTCGAAGTAGTAACTGGCATTCAAACCTTTTTGAGTGCATTTTTCTATGTAGAATTCTAATTGAGATATTGCTTTAGGATCATCTCCAAAGTAGACAAATTTCACTTCAGAGTCACGTTCGATTCCTAAGTTGTAAGCTGTTTTAACCAGCAAGTCTTGATCTTCAATGGGATTTATTGGAACCAATATCTTTTGAAACATGGAGCAACCTCTTAAACATGGTGTCAGTTTAAATTCCATATCTTTTTTTAAGTTATAATAGTTTATCATACATGTTTCAGAATTTCTCTAACACTTGTCTGTAGATATCCTTTAGCTTAGGATCAGATTTTTCGTACATCTTTCTGAGAATCAATTCCGGTGTACTCCTTGCAAAGTAGTTCATTCGGGGTGTTCTATCTACTATCAAATTGTAATTTTCGTCCAATCCTTTGGCTTCAATACCATCTACACGCACATCCGTGTACTTCAAAATTTCTGTGGCCATGTGTGTTACTATGATTGCCAGAGAATCTGAATTTCCTATGAAATCCATGAAGCTAGATATAATTTTAACGGAAGCTTCAAGTTCGGTTATTGCTTCGAGTTCATCAAGTAGGATTAATTTATCGGTTTCTCGAGTTACAATTGGCATGAATGTTCTTAAAAATGATTCAAATGCTCCTGCGTCTAGGGAACGTTTTTTTGAAAAGAAGTAAAGTTCGTCAACAATTTTTACAGTTGCATTTTTTGCCCTCACAGGTAAACCCATTTGGGACATGATGCATATTTGTGCCAAGGTTTCAAGAAGGGTTGTTTTACCTCCACTGTTGGCTCCAGTTAATAGAACAACGTTATCTGGAGATTGAAGGGAGTAATCTATCATTTGTGTATCTTCACTATTTTCTAGTGCTAATTTAAGGTGTATTCCTTCTTTGAAACTAAATCCTTCCCCAATTATAGGGGGGTTTAGTTGGTAGTAATATGCAAAGCATCCAAGGGTAAATTCATAATCAAACAGTAATATGTCATGTATTTCTTTTTTCACGATGTCCTTCATTTTTGATAGTGTGGTGGCTGCCGTAACATTTTCTTCAAATATTTTCACATACTTCCTGGCAGCTTCCTGTTTTTTTATTCGTTCAAGTTCCTTTGTATCAATTTCTACTGGATACTTTTGTATGAAAGGATCGAAAACACATCCAGTCTGTTCTTTAACAGTTGCCCTGGCCTGGTTCATTACCTCGTCAAATATTTGCTGTAATTTTTTGGGCATACCTTCATTCAACAGATCAAGAACTTCATCGCCATTTAGATCCACTTGTTTAATGGCATTTTTAAGTTTTAAATCTGCGTCTTTCTTAGCTTCTTCAACTGCATGGTCAAATATGGATTCATCAAGTTCTTTAGGTTCTAATGAGTCTATGATCTTTATCACATCACCAAGCACGGATTCTTTTTGGAGGATCTGTTTAATTTTATGTGAATTTTTTATTACATCGTAATTTTTTTTGTAGTATGCTAGAACAGTATCTGGAACTATTTCAAATTGTTCAGCGTTACTGGTTACCATGGCCATGTTTTCAGATTCAATTTCAATCAAACCCTGGTTGTACACATACACAATGAATTCATAGTCTTCGGGGGTTTCAAGTTCTTCTCCTGTTATTATTGAACTGTAACTGTTGAGTCCAGATTCTATGAGTTGATGGTAGTCTTCACGGGTTTCTACCAAGATGGCACTTGATGGATCGTATTTGGGTTTTGCTTCTTCTAATGTGTTGATCTTTTTAAGTAGTGTTTTCAATTCATCTACAGGCAGTGTGCTTACAAATTCCTTGGCAGCCATTACAAATTCAACATTTTCCATGATGCTAGCTTCATCTTTAAGCGGGCTCATTAAAAGAATTCTGTTTCTACTGTAATTGGTACTGGAAAATCTTAGTATTCGTTCTATTATGTCATCATAGATAAGACGGGAATTATCAGTTTTTAAAAATTCTTTGGTTTGATTACCAAGAAGGGCGTTTATTATTTCAATGGCCTTTCTTTGACTAACACCTTCAATATTGGTTAATTTGTCTACCTCGTAATGTTTAACTGCCCTGTAAAACTCCTTTTCTCCACCAAAACTTGAAAGGATTTTATCCGCCTGACGCTCGCCAATACCTTTTATATCTCTTAGATCCAAAACTACCACCCGTAAATTTTCATATTTATTTTTAACCCATCTTTAGATTGTTACTATTCCCAATCTCCTATAAATGATTTCAGAGACCATGTGATAAGTTCTAAAAATATATATTAGTTTTTTTAAATTCTGTTGAAAATAGTTCGGACATCCAAATTAATTATTAAACAAAACTAATTGATTTAACATTGGGTCCAAAGAAAATCCCTATTTAAATGGGGGTTTCGTCAATTTCAAAGATTTAGTCGTTATGAAAACCTTTAATTTAAGGAAGTCCAAACTAAAAATTGAATATAAAAAAAATATAATCATGGGGCTAAAATGGATATACTACTCTATATTATCGCTTTAATAATCACCGGGGCCATGGTAGGATTTGCATCAGGACTTCTTGGTGTTGGTGGCGGTTTTATAATGGTTCCGGTACAGTTTTTTCTTTTAACTTCCATCGGGGTGGATCCCACCATAGCAATTAGGGTAGCGTTTGGAACGAGTCTGGCTGTTATTCTTCCAACGGCAATAAGTGGAACAATTGGTCATAAAAGAAGAAACGCAGTTTTGGTCCGTCCAACAATTCTCATGGGAATCTCTGGAGTATTAGCTTCATTTGCAGGTGGAACGCTTGCCACAAACATACCTGGAGATTATTTGAAGCTAGCATTTGGGGTGTTGGTATTTTTAGCAGCGGTATGGATGTTAGTTGCAAAATATCCAGATAATGATACAAAACCCAAAGAAGGAGTTATTCCCTACATTCTCATAGGATTATTTGCAGGCAGTTTATCAGGACTCCTGGGAATTGGAGGTGGAATTGTACTGGTACCCATACTCGTATTTTTAATGAATTTCAACCTTCGAACAGCGATAGGTACATCCACAGCAGTTTTGGTATTTACAGCAATAGGTGGAGTTGTTTCATACATTATAAATGGTATAAATGTGCCAGGTATTCCCCCATATTCCATCGGATACATAAATCTGGTTCAACTGGTTCTACTTGCATGTATCAGCACCCCAGTGGCACAACTAGGGGTAAGAGTATCTCATAATATCCCTGAAAAACAGTTGAAATATATCTACATCGTGGTGATGATTTATATCTCACTTAAAATGATGGGATTAGCATAATAATTGAATTAAAAAAAATTGGGAATTTAATTTGTTTTTTATTCATTGCCCCTGTTTAGGAGGTTCATGATCCTTGAGAGTGGAGGTGTTGGATCTGAAGTTTCCCAATCTGCCGAAGATGCCAATTCCAAATAATTATTTAATTTTTCCAATGTGACGGGCTGATTTTTCAAAAATTTCAATGTTTCAACAGCTAAATCCTCTGTTTTATAGCATGGATTCAATTCTTTGGCTCTTTCATAACATAACTTGGCTTCATGAACTCTGTCCATCTCAAAGAATAATAGTCCTACAGCAATCCATAGTTCTGGATAATCCTGATCTAAAAGCAGAATTTGGTTGTAACATGCAGCAGCCTTCTGAAATCTACCCATTGTGAAGTATATTAAACCCATGTTTTTCCATGCATCCACAAAATCAGGATATACATAAAGGGATTTATCGTAGTAGGCCAAGGCTTGGTTTGTCTTTGAAATATCAAAGTAAAGATTTCCTAAATTGAATGAAGTGTAAACATAATCCATATCCTGCATTTCAAATGGTAAAATAGATTCTTCAACATTTTTATCCAATAGTTTGTTTTCGAATTCTGTTATTTCCATCTGTTTTTGTGTTTTTTCGATTTCTTGTTCTAGGTTTTGGTGTTTTATGTTTTCTTGTTTCAAGAGCTTAACCAAGTCATCCATATGCTCCATGGGTTCTGGATAGATTTTGATCATGGTTTCTATGTACTGGTTAAGGTTTTCAGGTTTTTGGGCCATGATTTTTGATTCAAACTCCAAATACTCCTGATTCTGTATTTCCCTTTGAATAAGCCAAAGTAAATCAGCATCTGAAAATTCCATGCCCCTGTATGCAAGTAAACTTTTGAAGTTGATGATACTTCCAAATTCGTAGTGACTACGAGATTTATCCACAAATTTCGCTATGTACTCATACTTGCCAGAGCTTATCATTTGCAGTTTGTTTTTTTCGAGTTCTTTCTTCCTAAATTCCTGCAGTATGGTTGGAGAATTTTTTTTATCTCTAACCAT is part of the Methanobacterium lacus genome and encodes:
- a CDS encoding universal stress protein produces the protein MFQKILVPINPIEDQDLLVKTAYNLGIERDSEVKFVYFGDDPKAISQLEFYIEKCTQKGLNASYYFEKFVGTKEEIPEKIAKISEEYDLVIMGHLKYDKIYRFVHQSTASDLINLVTIPVMIIPDSGECHLILD
- a CDS encoding MutS-related protein, whose translation is MDLRDIKGIGERQADKILSSFGGEKEFYRAVKHYEVDKLTNIEGVSQRKAIEIINALLGNQTKEFLKTDNSRLIYDDIIERILRFSSTNYSRNRILLMSPLKDEASIMENVEFVMAAKEFVSTLPVDELKTLLKKINTLEEAKPKYDPSSAILVETREDYHQLIESGLNSYSSIITGEELETPEDYEFIVYVYNQGLIEIESENMAMVTSNAEQFEIVPDTVLAYYKKNYDVIKNSHKIKQILQKESVLGDVIKIIDSLEPKELDESIFDHAVEEAKKDADLKLKNAIKQVDLNGDEVLDLLNEGMPKKLQQIFDEVMNQARATVKEQTGCVFDPFIQKYPVEIDTKELERIKKQEAARKYVKIFEENVTAATTLSKMKDIVKKEIHDILLFDYEFTLGCFAYYYQLNPPIIGEGFSFKEGIHLKLALENSEDTQMIDYSLQSPDNVVLLTGANSGGKTTLLETLAQICIMSQMGLPVRAKNATVKIVDELYFFSKKRSLDAGAFESFLRTFMPIVTRETDKLILLDELEAITELEASVKIISSFMDFIGNSDSLAIIVTHMATEILKYTDVRVDGIEAKGLDENYNLIVDRTPRMNYFARSTPELILRKMYEKSDPKLKDIYRQVLEKF
- a CDS encoding sulfite exporter TauE/SafE family protein — encoded protein: MDILLYIIALIITGAMVGFASGLLGVGGGFIMVPVQFFLLTSIGVDPTIAIRVAFGTSLAVILPTAISGTIGHKRRNAVLVRPTILMGISGVLASFAGGTLATNIPGDYLKLAFGVLVFLAAVWMLVAKYPDNDTKPKEGVIPYILIGLFAGSLSGLLGIGGGIVLVPILVFLMNFNLRTAIGTSTAVLVFTAIGGVVSYIINGINVPGIPPYSIGYINLVQLVLLACISTPVAQLGVRVSHNIPEKQLKYIYIVVMIYISLKMMGLA